The Henckelia pumila isolate YLH828 unplaced genomic scaffold, ASM3356847v2 CTG_461:::fragment_3, whole genome shotgun sequence genome window below encodes:
- the LOC140872038 gene encoding uncharacterized protein gives MAGHGDESSHGSVGGRWGDQDDREHRRGHHRHRHDDLRRFSMHRFMQMGPKPLVGGDSPEDAGNWIRRMEVCFREFRCTEEQRMETLDFLVEGRARKWWDSTSASFIAARGVATWDEFRTAFHKLYFPPALRQAKASELLGLRQGSMSIEEYQLKFFELLPYCPQISDSSEAKYNLFLQGLNPEIHDRVSVGDDMSYEGLVSRCHQAEDSIRHNRSFYSSRPASSLGPRAQSFKKSGSTSFSSGSGDVMCFGGKNQGPCRHCGGNHPANKCRKVSGACFRCGEIGHLKKDCPQAGGAGSGSGSASQASVQQRPQGQTTGGSNLKPRVSSQVFALRHDQAKYKLSYILLDTVVVVSTPMGQSASTKRLVLGCPLEFEGNVLMVNLMILAMEDFNCILGIDVLTTYRASVGCYQRLVRFHPVDDDSWFFYGEGARPQMPLV, from the exons ATGGCGGGTCATGGTGACGAGAGTAGCCATGGCAGcgtaggtggacgctggggtgatCAGGACGATCGAGAGCATCGTCGGGGCCATCATCgccatcgccatgatgatctCAGACGtttcagcatgcataggtttatgcagatgggtccAAAACCTTTAGTCGGAGGAGACTCACCGGAGGATGCGGGGAACTGGATACGACGTATGGAAGTTTGTTTCCGGGAGTTccgatgcactgaggagcagcggatggagactcttgatttcCTGGTCGAAGGACGAGCTCGGAAGTGGTGGGATTCTACTTCTGCGTCTTTTATTGCAGCCCGAGGAGTTGCTACCTGGGATGAGTTCCGCACGGCTTTCCataagctatattttcctcctgctctccgacAGGCAAAGGCAAGCGAGTTGCTGGGTTTGCGTCAGGGATCAATGTCAATCGAAGAGTACCAattgaagttctttgagttgctGCCTTATTGCCCCCAGATTTCCGATAGCTCGGaggcgaagtataatctgttccttcaaggTCTTAATCCGGAGATTCATGATCGAGTTTCTGTGGGAGATGACATGTCTTACGAGGGATTagtgagtcgatgtcaccaggcagaggatagCATCCGCCATAACAGATCCTTCTACTCATCTAGACCCgcaagttctttgggtccccgtgctcagtcgttcaagaagtctggttctACTTCTTTTTCCTCAGGATCCGGTGATGTGATGTGTTTTGGCGGGAAGAATCAGGGTCCTTGCAGACATTGTGGTGGGAATCATCCTGCCAACAAGTGCCGAAAGGTATCCGGGGCATGTTTCCGATGCGGAGAGATTGGCCACctgaagaaggattgtccacaggcCGGGGGAGCTGGTTCTGGCTCAGGTTCTGCTTCTCAAGCTTCAGTGCAGCAGAGACCACAAGGACAGACGACAGGGGGTTCTAATCTGAAACCTCGTGTTTCCAGTCAAGTGttcgccttgaggcatgatcaggcg AAATATAAGTTGTCATACATCTTACTAGACACAGTGGTTGTTGTTTCTACCCCGATGGGTCAGTCTGCGTcgactaagcgtctagtgttgggttgccctttagagtttgaaggtaaTGTCTTGATGGTGAATCTCATGATATTGGCAATGGAAGATTTcaattgcattctgggaatcgATGTTTTGACTAcataccgagcttcagtggGTTGTTACCAGAGATTGGTAAGATTTCATCCAGTTGACGATGATAGCTGGTTCTTTTacggtgagggagcacgacctcaGATGCCATTGGTATAA